The Peribacillus sp. FSL P2-0133 genome has a segment encoding these proteins:
- a CDS encoding amino acid ABC transporter substrate-binding protein translates to MKKILSLGISLLFILVLAACGNSKQENAANDSEQKTIKVGSTGQSYPNGYQEDGKLIGFDVELTELIAKNLGYKVEWVTSDFSGIMGQLGSGKLDTVANAVAITPERQEQFNFTEPYSYYGAQIVSSTKNDDIKSLADLKGKTVSGVLGSNNVTNLEKYDKNGDIKIRTYETRDGAMQDAINNRVDGYINSRPILVAEIKKNDLPLKLVGDPVAYENVGYPFTKTEKGKKLNDEFTTEIKKLKEDGTLAKLSNKYFGEDITKNSGE, encoded by the coding sequence ATGAAAAAAATTCTTTCCCTTGGAATCTCTTTACTTTTCATATTAGTACTTGCGGCATGTGGCAATTCAAAACAAGAGAATGCTGCCAATGATTCCGAACAAAAAACAATTAAAGTGGGGTCCACTGGCCAAAGCTATCCAAATGGTTATCAAGAGGATGGTAAATTAATAGGTTTTGACGTAGAACTTACAGAACTCATCGCCAAGAATTTAGGTTACAAGGTAGAGTGGGTCACTTCTGATTTCAGTGGGATAATGGGGCAATTGGGATCAGGTAAATTGGACACCGTTGCGAATGCCGTTGCTATAACACCAGAACGCCAAGAGCAATTTAATTTTACAGAGCCATATAGCTATTATGGTGCACAAATTGTATCAAGCACAAAAAACGATGATATTAAAAGTTTGGCTGATCTTAAAGGCAAAACCGTTTCCGGTGTGCTGGGGTCTAATAACGTCACAAACCTAGAAAAGTATGATAAAAATGGCGATATCAAAATACGAACCTATGAAACCCGGGATGGCGCGATGCAAGATGCCATTAACAACCGTGTAGATGGATATATCAATTCCCGCCCAATCCTGGTTGCAGAAATAAAGAAAAATGATCTTCCGTTAAAGCTAGTCGGTGATCCAGTGGCCTATGAAAATGTAGGGTATCCATTTACCAAAACAGAAAAAGGCAAAAAATTAAATGATGAATTCACGACAGAAATCAAAAAACTTAAAGAAGATGGTACATTAGCGAAGCTGTCCAATAAATATTTTGGTGAAGACATCACCAAGAATTCCGGCGAATAA
- a CDS encoding amino acid ABC transporter permease, with the protein MNFDLQYMLEISLQIAKFIPITLVLAIISMALAIIIGLVVALIRNSNIFGITQLAGLYISLFRGMPTLVQLFIIYYGLPQLFPSLSTMEAMTAAIIGFSLKESSYLAEIFRAGLNSVDKGQMEAGLATGMKRVQIYSRIILPQAALNALPATGNTFISLIKETSLAFTLGITELFAEGKIIASANMRFFETYLVVGLIYWLLVILYSWIQKYLEIWLSKPLRR; encoded by the coding sequence ATGAATTTTGATTTACAATATATGTTGGAAATTTCCCTGCAAATCGCAAAATTTATTCCAATCACTCTGGTTTTAGCCATCATTTCGATGGCTTTAGCCATTATTATCGGACTTGTAGTAGCCTTAATAAGAAATAGCAATATTTTTGGAATCACACAATTGGCAGGCTTATATATCTCTTTATTCCGAGGAATGCCAACATTGGTACAATTATTCATCATTTATTACGGTTTACCACAGTTATTCCCGTCGTTGTCAACGATGGAAGCAATGACGGCGGCAATCATTGGATTTAGTTTGAAAGAATCCTCTTATTTAGCAGAAATTTTCCGAGCTGGATTGAATTCCGTGGACAAAGGGCAGATGGAAGCGGGCCTTGCAACTGGCATGAAAAGAGTGCAGATTTACTCGCGAATCATATTACCACAAGCTGCTTTAAATGCATTGCCAGCAACGGGGAATACATTTATATCTTTGATTAAAGAAACGTCCCTTGCCTTTACATTAGGAATTACGGAACTATTTGCAGAGGGAAAAATTATTGCATCCGCTAACATGCGCTTTTTCGAGACGTATTTGGTGGTTGGCTTGATTTACTGGCTATTGGTTATTCTTTATTCTTGGATACAAAAATACCTGGAAATTTGGCTCAGCAAACCACTTAGAAGGTGA
- a CDS encoding amino acid ABC transporter ATP-binding protein produces the protein MIKVRNLSKYFDDKQVLNDIDLDIRTGEVVAIIGPSGSGKSTLLRCLNLLEKPNSGTIEIKDVKLDTQKYKEKDAYQLRQQTAMVFQHYNLFKNKTALKNVIEALLVSKKVKKEEAIQIGVDLLKRVGLEKQAKQYPATLSGGQQQRVSIARALAVKPHAILFDEPTSALDPELVNEVLQVIRELAKEDTTMVIVTHEMQFAKEVADHVIFMADGHIIEQGTPEQVIEHSLNPRTQRFLRQMGDEKDGSARQKRK, from the coding sequence ATGATAAAAGTAAGAAACTTATCTAAATATTTTGATGATAAACAAGTATTGAACGATATTGACTTGGATATAAGAACCGGGGAAGTTGTCGCCATTATTGGCCCTTCAGGTTCTGGAAAATCAACGTTATTACGCTGTCTGAACTTGTTGGAAAAGCCCAACAGCGGCACCATCGAAATCAAGGATGTAAAATTGGATACCCAAAAATATAAAGAGAAAGACGCGTACCAATTAAGACAGCAAACAGCGATGGTATTTCAACACTATAACCTTTTTAAAAATAAAACGGCCTTAAAAAACGTGATTGAAGCTTTGCTTGTCAGCAAAAAGGTGAAAAAAGAGGAAGCCATTCAAATCGGCGTGGATTTATTGAAACGGGTTGGCTTGGAAAAACAAGCCAAACAATACCCCGCTACCTTATCTGGCGGACAACAGCAACGTGTCAGTATCGCTAGAGCATTAGCTGTAAAACCACATGCCATTTTATTCGATGAACCTACCTCCGCTCTAGATCCCGAATTGGTTAATGAGGTTTTACAAGTAATACGGGAATTAGCGAAAGAGGATACCACAATGGTGATCGTGACGCACGAAATGCAATTTGCGAAGGAAGTTGCTGACCACGTCATATTCATGGCAGACGGACATATTATCGAACAAGGCACCCCAGAACAAGTGATTGAGCATTCTCTTAATCCGCGAACTCAGCGTTTTTTACGGCAAATGGGAGACGAAAAGGACGGATCTGCCAGGCAAAAAAGGAAGTGA
- a CDS encoding MmgE/PrpD family protein: MNTERLSEMIYHSNPLVNEVVLQAAIEGLLDYLAVSYQTKSEKEITILKQIILEEGGNGTSYLIGSHIHATRSQAALFNGFQAHLLDYDDVHSDVRGHPSAVILSALLAVGEPEMTGKRFLAAYVVGVEIMARFGEAMNPYHYTKGWHNTATLGVIAAAGAVAYLREYSPRLIAETMSLAATQSAGLRLQFGTVVKPLHVGIAAKNAVDSADWIRMGLHSNPDFLNDKNGFFEVYAENGVPDLTEDWGKTWRIVTPGLWFKQYPFCSAATHGADAAVFLHKTYDLSEEDIESVSVCFPPNGDSALIHHNPSTGEEGRFSIEYIVWLALTGKPLTFASFESKPIPHSWRKSFQKVNRETDAKIKPSKAALPVGRFTIVTVTTTSGDVLSKRIDTPKGSPGNPLTKPQLIEKLHKAIGDEVETEKIIAAVHALNHTSLGVLQEADYRS, from the coding sequence ATGAACACGGAAAGGTTATCTGAAATGATTTATCATTCCAATCCGTTGGTAAATGAAGTAGTATTACAGGCTGCAATCGAAGGACTTCTTGATTATCTTGCTGTTTCCTATCAAACGAAATCCGAAAAGGAAATTACGATTTTAAAGCAAATCATTTTGGAAGAAGGCGGAAATGGGACAAGTTACTTGATTGGAAGTCACATACATGCAACAAGATCCCAGGCCGCACTCTTCAATGGCTTTCAAGCTCATTTACTAGATTATGATGATGTACATTCAGATGTACGAGGTCATCCAAGCGCAGTCATTTTGTCTGCTTTGTTAGCAGTTGGAGAACCTGAAATGACCGGGAAACGTTTTTTAGCTGCCTATGTGGTTGGTGTGGAAATCATGGCTCGGTTCGGAGAAGCAATGAACCCATATCATTATACAAAAGGTTGGCATAATACAGCTACACTTGGCGTAATAGCTGCAGCTGGTGCGGTTGCGTATTTACGGGAATACTCACCACGCTTAATAGCTGAAACCATGAGTCTTGCCGCTACCCAATCGGCGGGTTTACGACTCCAATTTGGCACTGTAGTAAAGCCGCTCCATGTAGGGATTGCTGCTAAAAACGCTGTGGATTCCGCAGATTGGATTCGGATGGGTTTACATAGCAACCCCGACTTTTTGAATGATAAGAATGGATTCTTTGAGGTATATGCAGAAAATGGAGTTCCCGATTTGACGGAAGATTGGGGAAAGACATGGCGGATCGTAACACCAGGATTATGGTTTAAACAGTACCCTTTTTGTTCTGCTGCGACACATGGCGCTGATGCAGCTGTCTTTTTACATAAGACGTACGATTTGTCGGAAGAAGATATTGAATCGGTGAGTGTTTGCTTTCCTCCAAATGGTGATTCCGCTTTGATTCACCATAACCCTTCCACCGGTGAAGAAGGAAGATTTTCGATTGAGTATATTGTATGGCTCGCGCTTACAGGCAAACCCCTGACCTTTGCTTCTTTTGAATCGAAACCTATTCCCCATTCATGGAGAAAATCTTTTCAAAAAGTAAATAGGGAGACGGATGCAAAGATCAAGCCTTCCAAAGCAGCACTCCCAGTGGGACGATTTACAATTGTGACCGTGACCACAACGAGTGGGGATGTACTATCGAAACGAATCGATACACCTAAAGGAAGTCCTGGAAACCCATTAACAAAACCCCAGCTAATAGAAAAATTGCATAAAGCCATAGGAGATGAAGTAGAGACAGAGAAAATAATAGCAGCTGTCCATGCACTGAATCACACATCACTTGGCGTTCTTCAAGAAGCTGACTATAGAAGCTGA
- a CDS encoding glutamate synthase subunit beta — MGKATGFMDYPREKPKDRNPLTRLSDWREYTAPFSDEKLSTQGARCMDCATPFCHMGMELNRVTTGCPIHNLIPEWNDLVYRGRWKEALERLSKTNNFPEFTGRVCPAPCEGSCTVAISDPAVTIKNIERSIIDKGFENGWITPRIPESRTGKKIAIIGSGPAGLASADQLNQAGHSVTVYERSDRAGGLLTYGIPNMKLEKDVVARRIKLLTQEGIDFITNTEVGKDITAEELQDQYDAVILCTGAQKQRDLVIEGREASGIHLAMDYLTTSTKSLLDSNFEDGKFIDTKGKDVIVIGGGDTGADCVATALRQECKSVVQFGKHPILPTARTSDNMWPAYPNVFSLDYAYEEAEAKFGADPRQYSIQTKKIVADENGNVKELHTISMEKIKGEDGMYIFREVPGTEKVWPAQFVFIAIGFEGTEMPLLTQFGVETVNQKIDAVHGEYKTNVEGVFAAGDARRGQSLIVWAINEGREVAREVDRYLMGATVLP; from the coding sequence ATGGGAAAAGCAACAGGATTTATGGATTACCCGCGAGAAAAACCAAAAGACCGGAATCCTCTCACTCGTTTAAGCGATTGGAGAGAATATACAGCTCCTTTCTCTGATGAAAAGTTAAGTACACAGGGAGCGCGGTGTATGGACTGCGCCACCCCTTTCTGCCATATGGGCATGGAATTGAACCGGGTCACAACAGGCTGCCCGATTCATAATCTGATCCCGGAGTGGAATGATTTGGTGTACCGCGGCAGATGGAAAGAAGCATTGGAACGTTTATCGAAAACGAATAATTTCCCTGAATTCACCGGGCGCGTCTGCCCGGCCCCTTGTGAAGGGTCTTGTACGGTAGCGATAAGCGATCCTGCCGTTACCATCAAGAACATTGAACGGAGCATCATCGACAAAGGATTTGAAAATGGCTGGATCACGCCTCGCATCCCTGAAAGCAGGACCGGCAAGAAAATTGCCATCATCGGTTCAGGCCCGGCAGGATTGGCGAGTGCCGACCAGTTGAATCAAGCAGGTCATTCGGTCACGGTTTATGAACGCTCAGACCGTGCAGGCGGGCTGTTGACATACGGCATCCCGAACATGAAACTTGAAAAAGATGTCGTTGCACGCCGAATTAAATTATTGACCCAGGAAGGCATCGATTTCATTACCAATACAGAAGTAGGCAAAGATATAACTGCCGAAGAACTGCAAGATCAATATGACGCAGTCATCCTTTGCACAGGTGCCCAAAAGCAGCGTGACCTGGTAATTGAAGGACGCGAGGCATCAGGCATTCACCTTGCAATGGATTACTTGACGACTTCGACTAAAAGCCTGTTGGACTCCAATTTTGAAGACGGCAAGTTTATAGACACTAAGGGGAAGGACGTCATCGTCATCGGCGGCGGGGATACAGGAGCTGACTGTGTAGCAACTGCCCTTCGCCAGGAATGTAAGAGCGTCGTACAATTCGGGAAGCATCCAATCCTTCCGACGGCCCGTACATCTGATAATATGTGGCCAGCCTACCCGAATGTATTTTCCCTTGATTATGCGTATGAAGAAGCGGAAGCGAAATTCGGTGCAGATCCGCGTCAATATTCAATCCAAACAAAAAAAATCGTAGCCGATGAAAATGGCAACGTTAAAGAACTGCACACAATCTCAATGGAAAAAATCAAAGGTGAAGACGGAATGTACATTTTCAGGGAAGTTCCAGGAACTGAAAAAGTATGGCCTGCACAATTCGTTTTCATCGCAATCGGTTTTGAAGGAACCGAAATGCCGCTATTAACTCAATTTGGCGTAGAAACAGTAAATCAAAAAATTGATGCCGTCCATGGCGAATACAAAACGAATGTCGAAGGGGTTTTCGCTGCCGGAGATGCAAGGAGAGGGCAAAGCCTCATCGTTTGGGCAATCAATGAAGGCCGTGAAGTAGCGCGAGAAGTGGACCGCTACTTGATGGGCGCAACGGTATTGCCTTAA
- the gltB gene encoding glutamate synthase large subunit encodes MTYNQIPKAQGLYHPEFEHDACGIGLYAHLKGLATHDIVKQGLNMLCQLDHRGGQGSDPLTGDGAGLMVQIPDEYFRLACPEMNLPAKGRYGVGMLFFSNNDDERNEIETRLNAFIEQEGQTLLGWRTVPVDATKIGEVGKETCPTIRQVFIGASVGMTDDLAFERKLFIIRKQAENWARERGNRFYFASLSSATIVYKGLLTPEQVDAFYLDLQQESFVSAFALVHSRFSTNTFPSWERAHPNRYLIHNGEINTLRGNVNWMKAREQQFVSEAFGDDLQKVLPILDIDGSDSSILDNALEFFVLAGRKPAHAAMMLIPEPWTENPHMTKEKKAFYEYHSMLMEPWDGPTAISFTNGKQIGAILDRNGLRPARYYVTKDDYIIFSSEVGVIDVEPENVLYKDRLSPGRMLLIDLEEGRIVSDEEIKSEMAQENPYQQWLDEQLVQLRDEEPVLEGELLSDLLFRQKAFGYTYEDVQKYLLPVIIEGKDPLGSMGNDIPLAVLSDRPQSLFNYFKQSFAQVTNPPIDSLREQIVTSTMTFLGAEGDLLNPDETNSRRIQLDSPVLTPGQMQQLKENAYPEFRSKVIHTLFSEDLESELDRICSEAEQAIADGVSLLILSDKDMSKEKAAIPSLLAASALHQELIRHGNRTKVSIIVESGEAREVHHYASLIGYGVDAIYPYLAYETYKQAVLEGSLSISYEETVRKYVRSLTEGIVKVMSKMGISTIQSYRGAQIFEAVGIGAEVIERYFSGTASQLSGIDLETIADEALIRHRKAAVDSLDQTLESGSDFQWRKTGEHHAFNPKTIHTLQWACRKGDYNLFKQYSNLANEERLGFLRNLFSFDQKRQSISIDEVESVESIVSRFKTGAMSFGSLSQEAHETLAIAMNRLGGKSNSGEGGEHPSRYQLDENGDDRRSGIKQIASGRFGVKSHYLVNADELQIKMAQGAKPGEGGQLPGNKVYPWVAEVRGSTPGVGLISPPPHHDIYSIEDLAQLIHDLKNANRDARISVKLVSKAGVGTIAAGVAKGAADVIVISGYDGGTGASPKTSIKHTGLPWELGLAEAHQTLMLNGLRSRVVLETDGKLMTGRDVVMAAILGAEEFGFATAPLVVLGCVMMRACHLDTCPVGVATQNPELRSKFTGDPDHVVNFMRFIAEEVRETMAELGFRTLEEMVGRTDVLQVSERAQNHWKAKHLDLTTLLFQPEGIRTYQLPQNHKIDESLDIREILPVVEPALNDQTQVDVSFPITNVNRVVGTIVGSEVSKRYGEEGLPEDTITLRFTGSAGQSFGAFIPKGMSMYLTGDVNDYVGKGLSGGKIIVTAPAGNQIEAGDNVIAGNIALYGGTSGEAYINGRAGERFAVRNSGVNVVVEGIGDHGCEYMTGGRVVILGDVGKNFAAGMSGGIAYVLADDAKKFKALCNGEMIEFETLDDMDDANEVKEMLYNHVHYTESAKASYVLENWADFAKKFVKVIPKDYKRMIESINEQKRAGLTDEEAIMSAFQANAVQDKKITKQAVMQ; translated from the coding sequence ATGACATACAATCAAATACCAAAAGCACAAGGGCTCTACCATCCTGAATTTGAACATGATGCATGTGGGATCGGTTTATATGCTCATTTAAAAGGGCTTGCTACACATGACATCGTCAAACAAGGACTGAATATGCTGTGCCAATTAGATCATCGCGGCGGACAAGGCAGCGATCCCCTTACAGGAGATGGCGCAGGATTAATGGTGCAGATTCCTGATGAATATTTCAGGCTGGCATGCCCGGAAATGAACTTGCCGGCAAAAGGACGCTATGGTGTAGGCATGCTCTTTTTCTCTAACAATGATGATGAACGGAATGAAATCGAAACTCGTTTGAATGCATTTATCGAACAGGAGGGCCAAACGCTATTAGGTTGGAGAACGGTTCCGGTTGATGCAACGAAAATCGGGGAGGTCGGCAAGGAGACATGTCCGACGATCCGCCAAGTATTCATCGGGGCAAGCGTTGGGATGACAGATGATTTAGCTTTTGAGCGTAAATTGTTCATTATCAGAAAACAAGCTGAAAACTGGGCTCGTGAACGCGGCAATCGTTTTTATTTTGCCAGCCTTTCAAGTGCTACGATCGTATACAAAGGATTATTGACGCCAGAGCAGGTGGATGCTTTTTATCTTGACCTTCAACAAGAGTCTTTCGTTTCGGCTTTCGCTTTAGTGCATTCCCGCTTCAGCACGAATACTTTTCCTAGTTGGGAACGGGCACATCCAAACCGTTATCTGATCCATAATGGCGAAATCAATACGCTTAGAGGTAATGTGAATTGGATGAAAGCGCGTGAGCAGCAGTTTGTATCGGAAGCATTCGGGGATGACCTGCAAAAGGTCCTGCCTATTCTGGATATAGACGGCAGTGATTCCTCGATTCTTGATAATGCACTTGAATTCTTCGTGCTTGCCGGCCGTAAACCGGCACATGCGGCGATGATGCTCATTCCTGAACCGTGGACGGAGAATCCGCATATGACGAAGGAAAAGAAGGCATTTTACGAATATCATAGCATGCTCATGGAGCCATGGGATGGTCCGACGGCCATATCCTTTACGAATGGCAAGCAAATCGGTGCCATCCTTGATCGAAATGGTTTAAGGCCGGCAAGGTATTATGTGACAAAAGATGATTACATCATTTTCTCATCCGAAGTCGGCGTGATCGATGTGGAGCCGGAGAATGTATTATATAAAGATCGTTTAAGCCCAGGCAGAATGCTTTTAATAGATTTAGAGGAAGGCCGTATTGTTTCCGATGAAGAGATCAAGTCGGAAATGGCTCAGGAAAATCCATACCAGCAATGGCTGGACGAACAGCTTGTTCAATTGCGTGACGAAGAACCTGTGCTCGAAGGGGAGCTGTTGAGTGATTTGTTATTCAGGCAAAAAGCGTTCGGATACACGTATGAAGATGTCCAAAAATATCTACTGCCGGTCATTATCGAAGGCAAAGATCCACTTGGCAGCATGGGGAATGACATTCCATTAGCGGTCTTATCAGATCGCCCGCAATCGCTATTCAACTATTTCAAGCAATCCTTTGCACAGGTAACCAACCCGCCAATCGATTCGCTTCGTGAACAGATCGTCACGTCAACGATGACATTTCTGGGTGCGGAAGGAGATTTGCTAAATCCGGATGAAACGAACAGCCGCCGCATTCAATTGGATTCACCTGTTTTGACGCCAGGTCAAATGCAGCAGTTGAAAGAAAATGCCTATCCTGAATTCAGGAGCAAAGTCATTCACACTTTATTTTCAGAAGATTTAGAGAGCGAACTCGATCGCATCTGCAGTGAAGCGGAACAAGCGATCGCTGATGGTGTCAGCCTTTTGATATTATCTGACAAGGATATGAGCAAAGAAAAAGCTGCGATTCCTTCCCTGCTGGCTGCGAGTGCCCTTCATCAAGAGCTGATCCGTCATGGGAACCGTACGAAAGTGAGCATTATCGTTGAATCGGGGGAAGCAAGGGAAGTCCATCATTATGCGTCCCTGATCGGGTATGGAGTGGATGCGATTTACCCGTACCTTGCTTATGAAACATATAAGCAGGCGGTATTGGAAGGCAGTTTGTCCATCAGCTACGAAGAAACAGTAAGGAAATATGTACGCTCGTTGACAGAAGGTATTGTAAAAGTGATGTCGAAAATGGGGATTTCAACGATTCAAAGTTATCGCGGCGCACAAATTTTCGAAGCGGTCGGAATCGGTGCTGAAGTGATCGAACGCTATTTCAGCGGTACGGCATCGCAGCTTAGCGGGATCGATTTGGAAACGATCGCAGATGAAGCGTTGATTCGCCATAGGAAAGCTGCAGTCGATTCACTTGACCAAACTCTTGAAAGCGGAAGTGATTTTCAATGGAGAAAAACAGGGGAACATCATGCTTTCAATCCTAAAACGATCCATACACTGCAATGGGCCTGCCGGAAAGGCGACTATAATTTATTTAAGCAATATTCAAACTTGGCGAATGAAGAGAGACTCGGGTTTTTAAGGAATTTATTCTCGTTCGATCAAAAACGCCAAAGCATTTCCATAGATGAAGTGGAATCCGTGGAATCCATCGTCAGCCGATTCAAAACGGGCGCGATGTCATTCGGTTCATTGAGTCAGGAAGCACATGAAACATTAGCGATTGCGATGAACCGTTTAGGCGGAAAAAGCAATAGCGGTGAAGGCGGGGAGCACCCTAGCCGTTACCAACTGGATGAAAACGGCGATGACCGCCGCAGCGGAATTAAACAAATTGCATCCGGTCGTTTTGGAGTGAAAAGCCACTACCTTGTTAATGCCGATGAACTTCAAATCAAAATGGCGCAAGGTGCAAAGCCGGGTGAAGGAGGCCAGCTGCCAGGGAACAAAGTATATCCTTGGGTCGCAGAGGTCCGTGGTTCCACACCAGGTGTTGGCCTGATTTCACCGCCTCCGCATCATGATATCTATTCGATTGAAGATCTGGCACAGCTGATCCATGATTTGAAAAATGCGAACCGTGATGCCAGGATCAGCGTCAAGCTTGTGTCAAAAGCAGGCGTAGGCACGATTGCAGCCGGTGTCGCCAAAGGTGCCGCGGATGTCATCGTTATCAGCGGGTATGATGGCGGTACGGGGGCATCACCAAAAACGAGTATCAAACATACAGGTCTTCCTTGGGAGCTGGGCCTTGCCGAAGCACACCAAACATTGATGCTGAATGGCCTGCGCAGCCGTGTAGTCCTTGAAACGGATGGAAAGCTAATGACGGGACGCGATGTGGTCATGGCAGCTATCCTTGGAGCGGAAGAATTCGGCTTTGCTACAGCACCGCTAGTGGTTCTTGGCTGTGTCATGATGCGTGCTTGCCATTTGGATACATGTCCAGTCGGGGTAGCTACTCAAAACCCTGAGCTTCGCAGCAAATTCACAGGAGATCCGGATCATGTCGTGAATTTCATGCGCTTCATCGCTGAGGAAGTGCGGGAAACGATGGCTGAGCTTGGATTTAGAACACTGGAAGAAATGGTCGGCCGCACTGATGTTTTACAAGTGAGCGAGCGGGCACAAAACCATTGGAAAGCGAAGCATCTGGACTTGACGACACTTCTTTTCCAACCGGAGGGGATACGCACGTATCAACTTCCTCAAAATCATAAAATTGATGAATCCCTGGATATCCGTGAGATTTTACCGGTTGTGGAGCCTGCCTTGAATGATCAAACCCAGGTGGATGTCAGCTTCCCGATTACAAACGTGAATCGTGTGGTCGGAACGATTGTCGGCAGTGAAGTATCCAAACGCTATGGGGAAGAAGGGTTGCCTGAAGATACGATCACACTTCGTTTTACGGGATCGGCGGGCCAGAGCTTCGGTGCGTTCATTCCTAAAGGGATGTCGATGTATTTGACAGGTGATGTCAATGACTATGTTGGGAAAGGCTTATCTGGCGGAAAGATCATTGTCACGGCACCTGCTGGCAATCAGATTGAGGCTGGGGACAATGTAATTGCCGGAAATATCGCCTTATATGGCGGAACAAGCGGCGAGGCCTACATTAATGGCCGTGCGGGAGAACGATTTGCAGTACGGAACAGTGGAGTCAACGTCGTCGTTGAAGGAATTGGAGACCATGGCTGTGAGTATATGACAGGCGGACGCGTGGTCATTCTGGGCGACGTCGGCAAAAACTTTGCGGCAGGCATGTCAGGCGGCATCGCTTATGTACTTGCTGATGATGCAAAAAAATTCAAGGCATTATGCAATGGTGAAATGATAGAATTCGAGACGCTTGATGATATGGATGATGCAAACGAGGTAAAAGAAATGCTTTACAACCACGTTCATTATACAGAAAGTGCCAAAGCATCGTATGTTCTGGAGAACTGGGCGGATTTCGCTAAGAAATTCGTAAAAGTCATTCCGAAAGATTACAAACGGATGATCGAAAGCATCAATGAGCAGAAGCGTGCAGGGCTAACGGATGAAGAAGCGATCATGAGTGCATTTCAAGCAAATGCCGTTCAAGATAAAAAAATCACTAAACAAGCTGTGATGCAGTAA
- a CDS encoding LysR family transcriptional regulator — protein MELRQLRYFVEVAEREHVSEAAEHLHIAQSAISRQISRLEDELGVLLFEKIGRNIQLTPIGKIFLIHAKTAIQAIEYAKYQIDEFLDPEHGSIKIGFPTSLSTHLLPTVISAFKDEQPNIGFHLRQGSYSSLKEAVKNREIGLAFLGPIPTNDPDIEGHILFTENISALLPITHPLAERKSLRLSDLRNDPFVLFPKGYIFHTIALEACKAAGFAPNIASEGEDMDSIKGLVSAGIGVSLLPDSTFYEVIPRLTVKIPIDTPEVKRTVGIITPKNRDLAPSEKLFYQFAKKFFSVLEQYQ, from the coding sequence ATGGAACTACGACAATTACGTTATTTTGTTGAAGTCGCCGAGAGGGAACACGTCTCTGAGGCCGCAGAGCACCTGCATATTGCACAATCAGCAATCAGCCGGCAAATCTCCAGACTGGAAGATGAGCTTGGCGTTCTGTTGTTCGAGAAAATCGGCCGTAATATCCAGCTAACTCCAATTGGTAAAATTTTCTTGATTCATGCAAAAACGGCGATACAGGCGATAGAATATGCCAAATATCAAATTGATGAGTTTTTGGACCCTGAACACGGAAGCATTAAAATCGGGTTCCCGACAAGCCTTTCCACCCATTTACTCCCTACCGTCATATCCGCTTTTAAAGATGAGCAGCCGAATATCGGCTTCCATTTAAGACAGGGATCTTATTCCTCTTTAAAGGAAGCTGTCAAAAATCGCGAAATCGGATTAGCCTTCCTTGGACCTATCCCGACAAACGATCCAGATATCGAAGGTCATATCCTGTTCACGGAAAATATTTCCGCTTTACTGCCGATAACGCACCCATTGGCCGAAAGGAAAAGTCTGCGTCTAAGTGACTTGCGAAATGATCCCTTCGTCTTGTTTCCAAAAGGATACATCTTTCATACTATCGCTCTCGAAGCATGCAAAGCGGCCGGTTTCGCACCGAACATCGCCTCGGAAGGTGAAGACATGGATTCCATAAAAGGGCTCGTATCTGCCGGAATCGGAGTCAGTCTGCTCCCTGACAGTACCTTTTATGAAGTCATTCCAAGACTGACTGTCAAAATCCCGATCGATACACCCGAAGTCAAACGGACTGTCGGCATCATCACTCCCAAAAACAGGGACTTGGCACCATCAGAAAAACTTTTTTACCAATTTGCCAAGAAGTTCTTCTCTGTTCTCGAGCAATATCAATAA